The nucleotide sequence CATCAGAGTTCGATCTCCCTCTCTATCGATATGACTAATTTGGAATATTTGACAGTTAAACAAGCATATCATTTTCATTTAGTTATTATGATTGTGTACATGAAAAGATAATTTTTTAGGGTTTGCTTGTCTACTAAAACAACCAAACTTACTTATACATTAAAATTAGAAAAACAAAGTGATGTGTGTAATAGCAAGGCAAACAAAAACTAAGAATATAGTTTGAGGGTTAGGATATCTATAACTACCTAATATTCCCCTACTTGATTGTCGTGATGCAATTGATATTTGGTGACCTTAAGTGACAAAGCAAAGACCAAGCAATTATAGTTTCATGTACGTATTGAAACTGACCCACAAGGAGGAAAGTACTTTTGTTTTGATGCAGCTTGGTGGCCTTTCACACACTGAAAAAATGTACTCATGCATGCCCGTGACCTTCGGTTTGTCCTTCCATCATATGGTTTGCTGGGCTTTGCATAGACACAATGGTaaagtttttaataaattaGGGTTGTGATGAAATGGTCGGAactaaatgtttgttttctaCTTGACCACTGGTTATCATTAAAGGCACGGCACGACTAAATACTCCGTAAGTGTACTATTGTAGAAAAACTTAGTGTATCGATCTTTCTCGTAACTTGTTAAATCGCATGATGAGAAATAGACACAAGTGTATTATACACCCAACTTTCTCATaactgttttctttgtttttgccaAAGAGAAGGATAATAAATTTTCAAGTCCAAAATGGAGAATGTTAACTTTGTTTCCCCTCTTACATGGTATATTATAAGGCACTACATTAATGCATTAAGGACAAAATTTAAAGTTCGTAACCCAGAGTAAACATGCcataaattgaaaatgaaaagttAGGAAAAAAGTTATGTGGTATATATAGTAATGTCATTTGTCCATCCTCAACTTATAgttttttactaattttttctcataagatgtgACCACCGTAAATTTATTCACGGGTAGATGTGACCGAAAGAATTCTAGGGTTTGACCCCCACTCCACAATCCCTTATTGGTTAGGATAGTaatctaaacaaaacaaaacaaaacatttaaccaaaaattttcaaatcttgtAAAATATATTGATATCTTGAGTCCTTGACTGCATGGAGTCTGAGCTTGGATCGAGTAGGCATGCATttcattatttgaaaattataaTCAATGGCCATCGTGTGCTGATTCTATTTAATGTGTAGTTACAGATGACAGATTACAAATTACAACAGGCATTCTTTTCCTTCATAGCCCaaagagaaggaggaagaaccaaAACCTCATAGGCATTCTTTGTCGTTTTACTTCTCAAATTATGCACCAAAGACACATGATTCTTCTCAAACAATGAACCCATCCCAAAAGCAATTAGATTAAACGCCTTTTCTCATGACAATAAATTGACCATATTTGGGGTAATGCGCATTTCCTTCTCATCTGTAAATTACATTGtgacgtaaaaaaaaaaaaaaactacaatataatgaaaatatAACCACATTTGCACTCTCTTTGCTTGAACTTATTCTTGAGATCACCCCGTTGCATATAATTTATTctctacaataaaaaaaattgactttTGACATgtaaaaaacaaatattgtaGTTCTTTCCCACTAACCTGAATCGTTATATATCATACAAACTTCATAATCGAAATTGTTCATTCTCTTTATTATcattcaacattttattttcaaaaaaaaaaaatattcgatTAAGAAATCATTAATTTACTAATTCATATCAATATAAGATATTGGTAATTCATAACTTGTTACCATGATCGTTGGCTTGTTTTACACATAAACTATATCTAAAtcgaatgttttttttttaaattgatctTTAGATGATAACAAATAAAACGATCGGTTTCGATTATCCTTTTTCGGCGGTAAAATGATGCCACGTTAGTGGGAAAGTCCTCTTTTTTGGAAAGGACGAAAGTTAGTGTTTCAAAATATGTTGATGAATATCCTGTAGATAGGGCATTTCTTTTCAACCAATTGTGTCTCAAGTTCAAAcaacaattttcttttagtGCGGCTTAGATTCGTAATACCGTCGACATAAATATTGGTTATGAATATGTTAGTGTGAAGTGTGTCATTAGAAGTCAATAATAGATCAATCAAACCCAATGAGGTGGAACTCCTACACTGGACCCAAATCAAGTACAAGGTTAGCCTGCAGGTAGCAGGTTGGCTTGCTTTGTAAAAATACCTTTTAAACTTTGACAAACTTGTTGGGGTCCCAAAAGTAAGAATCTGGTAACTGCTTACTTTTCTGTTAGAGAaagattaattaaaacaaaaattaaaatctctcatcaGTTATAAAAACAACAAAGACAAGACGCAATTATTTTTAGGGTTTCTCATCATCATTtcatttctataaataccaacATTTGAAGGGTGGTGTCCTTTGTGTGATCCCATAATATTATCTAGGAAAACGTTTCGTACCATTTTCTTAGCAAATCTTAGTTAGCCCCTTCTCTTTCCATGTCCCTTTACTCTACCTTTCTCTGTTTcttttttcctctctctctctcccgcacATATAAAGCGATCAGATATATCCCAACTTCTTGCATCTGACATTGCTAGAAACGCAGAGATAAACAGAGGAAAAACAGAGGAGTTTAGGTATGGAGGCGACATTGCCGAAAACGGCTCTAATATGGTCAATCTTCATGGGATTTTGTATCTTCATCGTAATTCATGTCTACGCAGAAGATTCTCAAATGGGATATCGTCAGTTTTCCGGTGGCGATTACAACGATCATTTGCGAAAACTGCAAGAGTTCAAGGCTTCACTCCTCCGCCATGATTCGATTTCTGTTGCACCATCTTCAATCGTACCCTCTCCTAGTCCTAGCCTTATTGCTCCACCGACGGTAAGTCAATCCCTTTGCGCATAAATTAtagatttttattttgtaatttggtTGTTTAATTCTTGGTTAAAATGTTGGGTTGGAgtctttgttgttgaaattatttgtaatttgttGGTCCATGTTGTTGAAAAATTGGTGATGGTTGGTTCAGGGGAGCACTAGTCCACGTGTATATCACGTGACATCGTACGGCGCTGATCCGACGGGGAGCAGAGACAGCACTGATGCACTTGCTCAAGCAATGGCTGATGCATTTAGAGGCCCAACTGAAGGGTTCTTGATAGAGGGAATTGCCAATCTTGGAGGTGCCCAGATCGATCTTGAGGGTGGCCTTTATCTGATCAGCAGGCCCCTGAGGTTGCCTGGAGCTGGAGTAGGAAACCTTATGGTATGCTCCAATTTACGTTATTTTCTTAAATATTGataaaagtctatcataaagttTCCACGAAATTCTGATACACGTGCGTTATGTCAGATGGTCATCCTATGGTTCACCTTGTGGAATTTTCCTAGTCTAATATATGTTTCCTAATTGTTGGTCAAATACATGTCAGCATGATGATTTGAATTAAGCAATGTGATTAGCTTTGTGTAATACTTGTTTAACTTGAACATTCTTGTTTTTATGAAACAGATTCATGGAGGAACGTTACGTGCCTCGGATGATTTTCCAGCTGAGGGTTACCTAATCGATTTATCGCCAACATCATCCGGTAACATGAAAGAAGAAACCAAAAAAGAGAGCTCAATGTCTGCACAGCTTTCATCATCATCCTACAACTATGAGTACATAACTCTCAAGGACCTATTGTTGGACTCTAACTACAGGGGAGGGGGCATTTCTGTCATAAACTCACTTAGGACCAGCATAGACAATTGTTACATAACACATTTCACCACCAATGGGATCCTAGTCCAAAGTGGCCACGAAACCTACATCCGAAACTCCTTCCTAGGGCAACACATCACCGCCGGTGGTGATCATGGCGAAAGGAACTTTTCGGGGACTGCGATTAACCTAATGGGGAATGACAATGCTGTGACAGATGTGGTAATTTTTTCTGCTGCCGTTGGCATTATGATTTCAGGTCCGGCCAACTTACTTTCCGGGGTCCATTGCTACAATAAGGCCACCGGATTTGGCGGCACGGGAATTTATTTAAGATTGCCCGGGTTGACACAAACACGAATCGTGAATTCGTACATGGACTACACCGGCATTGTTGCAGAAGATCCGGTGCAGCTTGATATCTCCAACAGTTTTTTCCTTGGTGATGCATACATTGTCCTAAAATCAATAAAAGGGGTTGCCAATGGGGTCAATATTGTAAACAACATGTTTAGTGGGTTCAATAAGGGGATAGGGATTGTTCAATTGGACCAAACAAATGGGCCTTTCAAAGATGTTGAACAAGTATATGTGGACAGGAACAATGTGAGGGGTATGAACATAAAGGGCACGGTTGGAAGGAGGTCTGTGCAAGGCAATGGGAGTTCATGGACCGTAGATTTCAATCCAATTCTACTATTTCCTAACCTTATTCGGCACGTTCAATACACGCTAAGGGCCGGTGGCAATGCGTTCCCGAACCATGCCCTCAGGAATATGTCGAATAACCGTGTTGTAATCGAGTCGAATGTGGCGGTTCCGGCTTCTGTTTTTGTGACAGTTGATCAAGGAGTGGCAAACTGAAAGCTAGCTGACCTAAATTTGTGTCAAGATTATTGACTGGACAAATTGTGAATAGGTTGGGGAAGATGGCAGCAttttgccattttcttttttatcattTACCTTTTTTTAGTCATGATTTTACTATTAATTATACCACAGaagatatataaatatattcataTACATGTTGTAACTTGTAATAGTAGTTTGAGTTAAAGAAATAAACCAAATACGATACATCTGTAAAACTTAGGCCACAATGTCTTGTTGCTTTGTCAAAGGTCATGTTTTGAATATAGTTCATTGCTGAATTTGTGTACCAGAAATTGACGAATCAAATAAAAGGCTTTTCTTGTTACACGTGACAATAACATTTCAACACAagtcaaaatattaaatgattaaGTAGAGATGACAAGGGATTGAAAATCATTCAGAAACAATTTTAGAGAATTTATAAAACGAGAGCAACTTATGTGGAATGGAACATCACGTGAAAGTAAACTCATTTCATAATCTAGTGACGATATTTTACATGCAGTTATGAGAAACATGACAATGTGATAGCGTGGGTGTGGACGTGTACACATAATAATAAGGGATTATATAAACAAATGTCAGGTAGAAGTTGCATGGAGTGGAAGCAGAGATGGCCAAAAGTCCAAGCTTTTGAATAGATAGTGGAACTAATCTTTCTATATATATGCCGAAGGTGGTTGGCCATTAGTCATGACTCATTCgtcaatgttttattttttgaatagaTAGTCGAACACAGGACCTCGATGCTTGGgcaaatatttttgaaaaattgaTCGTTTTAATGATTCTACAACATCCAAGTGTTAAACCAaccaattcaaaaaaaaaaaaaaatgaatctaTAGGAGTGAAATAGTGGGTTTACTAAGATGATATGATGAGTCACTAAAAACGTATAATTAGTTGGGCAATCAagatctttaatttttttaccattttaGTCAATTACTATTAACTACTGATGGACTTTTCAAATAAGAGAATAGAgacttaggggtggtttgggagtgaggtgcttaaaaaaaaagcacccatgaaaaaaagcagtgagagttttaggtgtttggtaaactgaaaaaaaaaagcttattttgaaagctgctgtgagaataagctgaaatcaaaggaaaaagctgaagctgctatttgcagctttggaaaactggttttttttcatagCACACGGagttacagtgctcctttaatgaaaagacccactatcagactgcttttttttttttttttttttcaaaagcacttttacaaaaaagtttaccaaacactctgctgatttattccacagccgcttattctcacagcacaatcacttattctcacagcagctttttttcaaagcacagcaatacaaAACCAGCCCTTAATGTTACCGTTGAAGATTTATTGAGAGAATATAACTCAAGTAGTTGATGTGTaaattcaaaaccaaaaactaaGAATAAAATCAAGCATCAAATAAGCCCTAATAGAATTGTGACTGATCGTGGAGTTTGCCTAGTTGGAGATatgcaaaattttcaaacttttctAACCTCTTGTATTCTGCGTAAGATCAACACGTTGAACGGCGAAAACTTTTCTCAAGCTTCATTCTGAAAGTGTGATCTCAATTCTGATTCACTTGTCTTCTACTCAAAAGATAAATCATTCTCGTTAAATTTTTACACTATAATTGAGATGCAGGAACTTTTACAATTATTGTCTCTGATTGTGAATTGGACAAGAGTAGAGGAGGTACATATTCCTTAACTTTGATATCAATTAGACTTTGCGTGTTTCAATACTTTCCTTCTACGTTCTTTTTTTCTTGACTTTTTttggtagatttttttttaagaaaaactaatgaaaagggcttgaaaactttgagttttaatgataaggacaaaataaagggtaaaatgaatagtaccaggattgactttttagtgtaaaaatgtggtttttctttaaagtgaacagtaccgggtgtttttcgttaaagttttctttttttttatccaaataCCTTCCATATATGTGATCCTGGATTTTGAGGCCCAAAATTGTTTGGGCTATATCCTAACTAAAGTTGATAAGGATCTCTAACTTGACAAGAAGTTAGGcccaaataaataaagaattggGAATTCATAATTGTCGGCACATCCAGGAGTACATAATTTCACCGTCCGATCTATTTAACCCTTTATTTATCTGTTATCGGTCCAAATGCTTATCTTAACCGACGAAGAAAAAACGTCGTGTACATAGAGAAAAGGGAATAGGATCCTTtcaggatcctctttgtggggatctgAATGATCAATCAATCGagtccgtttatcgtatatcatgtggttagaaattattttgaattttgaatttaaaattgaatataagtagtacttaacgaaaactgatcgcacgatgtacgataaacggacacgattgattgatccctggatccccacaaagagggtctggagaggatcctcatctgAGAAAAAAGAGAAGTGATTGATACATGCCATTTATTACTTTCTACACTCTTTTTAATTCTCGTTATTGAATTTTCGCTCTAAGTCTCTTTTGATTTGTTCAATTCAATGATGAAAGCATAAAAGGTTGATCTTTATAAGGTGAAAAACGGTGCAGAATTCATTTCTCTCAAATGAAAAAAACATATACTTATAGGTAGTTTTATTCACAtatctatttttacttctcacacacccttttcaATTTTCGGTTGTCAACTCGAATGAACTGAAGATGATCAATGACTATAATATAAAAAAGGTGTTTGtgaagtaaaaataggtgtgtgaataacactatccTACTTATATCAAGCAAAACTTGGTGCGATTTTGCATGCATACTTATATGTAAAAACCGATAATATTCACTTATCAAACGTTTAATCCTATTATCCTAACCTAACAAATCAATGTTCACCACCTGAACTCTAAACATAATATATCAGATTGTCTCGCTAAACAATAttgagaaattaaaataaacattttGTTCACTAAAGCACCGTCATAACCAAATTATATATCATAAATTCAAGCACAAGTTTGTCAATCATAGACAAGCATCATACATGCTGTACTTAAATGCACACTGATGAAGATATGGGTCACGAACCAACTTGTGAACATGGGACTCATAATTGCAAGAGTAGAGTCAGTGGACTAAACCTGAAAATTAACTTAAATGTGAGTTAATTTTCATCAATGTGCATTTAAGTACATTATGTATGATACTGTCACAACACTAAGCTTTTTATGGTATACATCACCAACTCCTCAATGCTCACGAGTAATTTTTTAGTATACTTGTAACATCTCCACGCAATGTTATAATAGTTTCTAATTTTAATCTACAAATGGAATATATCAACTTTATCGGTTACTCATATTAtaacaaataaaacaatagtaccACGTGACGATTTTTCGGGTATGCACAAAAATTTATCCATGCCCACAACCGCACAAGAAATAGCAAATGCATAGAATACAAGTGTCTCAACCACCTGCTTAGTGGTCCTAATTAATCGAAAGCCAACTTATTCTGTGTTTTTCTGTGAAATAAAGTGTAAAAGGCCTCTCTTTAGTGCTTTGCTTTCCATGCAGCAAAAAACGAGAAAGAAAGGACAAGCAAAACTAACTAAAACAAAGGGGTTTTTGCAGGATCGGTTCTGATCATCTCTTTCCTACAGCTAAGCTGGTTGTCAACACGTGCTTTatgcttatggaatatatggtTGGAAATTGGAATGTAGGATAAGAAAGAGGATTCGGATGTTGAAACGGCAAAATGTACTTAAAGATTTGTATCCAGACGCTTTAACTATGATTCTTTGATCAACTAAAATGCTTAATTTGAAGTAATCAACTCTTAGACGAGTGgtatttagttttaaattattaaaattgaTGTCAAGTTCAAGAACCCCTTaaattatttatagaagaagAAACGCATAGATTTTACATCTTTGCAATGCCAGATTAATATTATGTCGATTTGCATTGGCGAAGAGACTTACATTCTAATCATGGCATGTTTACTTACAACGTATGAGTATGTTTCTTACTCATGCGTATACTAACACAAAAGGAATATGCATAATTATGTGAGTCCCATCAATTTTGAGTATGTTTATCTCATACTCAATCATTCACATCCATATTCCTTCTAATACATCATTCCTTCATATCCTCAAAACACGTAAGTAAAACATTAATTAGTGGATGAAAATTTCATCATATCGATCATCCAATCATTCATAGCCATATTCCTTCTAATACCCCACTCCTTCAAATCCTCATACCATAACATTAATTAGtggataaattttttatcatatcaaTACCTAGTCATTTGCAGCTCTATTCCTTCAAATACCTTATTCCTTCATATTCTCATACCGTGTAAGTAAAACA is from Malus sylvestris chromosome 5, drMalSylv7.2, whole genome shotgun sequence and encodes:
- the LOC126623725 gene encoding polygalacturonase QRT3-like is translated as MEATLPKTALIWSIFMGFCIFIVIHVYAEDSQMGYRQFSGGDYNDHLRKLQEFKASLLRHDSISVAPSSIVPSPSPSLIAPPTGSTSPRVYHVTSYGADPTGSRDSTDALAQAMADAFRGPTEGFLIEGIANLGGAQIDLEGGLYLISRPLRLPGAGVGNLMIHGGTLRASDDFPAEGYLIDLSPTSSGNMKEETKKESSMSAQLSSSSYNYEYITLKDLLLDSNYRGGGISVINSLRTSIDNCYITHFTTNGILVQSGHETYIRNSFLGQHITAGGDHGERNFSGTAINLMGNDNAVTDVVIFSAAVGIMISGPANLLSGVHCYNKATGFGGTGIYLRLPGLTQTRIVNSYMDYTGIVAEDPVQLDISNSFFLGDAYIVLKSIKGVANGVNIVNNMFSGFNKGIGIVQLDQTNGPFKDVEQVYVDRNNVRGMNIKGTVGRRSVQGNGSSWTVDFNPILLFPNLIRHVQYTLRAGGNAFPNHALRNMSNNRVVIESNVAVPASVFVTVDQGVAN